One SAR86 cluster bacterium genomic window carries:
- the recA gene encoding recombinase RecA: MADNKKTSLETALKQIEKDFGEGTIMKLGTRDTVEVPSISTGSFGLDKALGIDGLPKGRVVEIYGPESSGKTTLTLQIIAECQKAGGTAAFIDAEHALDPEYAKALGVDIDELLISQPDTGEQALEVTDKLVESGGLDVIVVDSVAALVPRAELEGNMGDSHVGLQARLMSQALRKITGSIQRKNTLVIFINQIRMKIGVMFGSPETTTGGNALKFYSSVRLDIRRIGAIKDGDEVIGNETRVKVVKNKMAPPFKVAEFQILYGKGINRKAEIIEYAVQKGIVEKAGSWYSYKGDKIGQGMSKVTEFLDENPNILTDIEKVISE; the protein is encoded by the coding sequence ATGGCAGATAATAAAAAAACATCGTTAGAAACAGCACTTAAGCAAATCGAAAAAGATTTTGGTGAAGGAACTATCATGAAGCTCGGAACAAGGGATACTGTCGAGGTCCCTTCCATTTCTACAGGTTCTTTTGGTTTAGACAAAGCATTAGGAATTGATGGTTTGCCTAAAGGTAGAGTAGTTGAAATATACGGTCCAGAATCCTCTGGAAAGACAACTCTTACACTTCAGATAATAGCAGAATGCCAAAAAGCCGGTGGAACTGCAGCATTTATTGATGCGGAGCATGCGTTAGATCCAGAATATGCCAAAGCCCTAGGTGTTGATATTGACGAACTACTTATTTCTCAACCTGATACAGGTGAACAAGCCTTGGAAGTTACCGATAAGTTAGTTGAAAGTGGAGGGCTTGATGTAATAGTAGTTGATAGTGTTGCAGCATTAGTACCTAGAGCTGAATTAGAGGGAAATATGGGTGATTCACACGTTGGGCTTCAAGCAAGATTGATGTCACAAGCACTAAGAAAGATTACTGGTAGCATCCAGAGAAAAAATACACTCGTTATATTTATCAATCAAATAAGGATGAAAATCGGAGTAATGTTTGGTAGTCCAGAAACAACTACTGGGGGAAATGCATTGAAATTCTACTCCAGTGTGAGGTTAGATATTAGAAGAATCGGTGCAATAAAAGATGGAGATGAAGTTATCGGAAATGAAACGCGAGTAAAAGTCGTTAAAAATAAAATGGCACCTCCATTTAAAGTAGCAGAATTTCAAATTCTTTATGGGAAGGGCATAAATAGAAAAGCTGAAATTATTGAGTATGCAGTTCAAAAAGGAATAGTTGAAAAGGCTGGATCATGGTACAGCTATAAAGGCGATAAGATTGGTCAGGGAATGTCAAAAGTAACAGAATTTCTTGATGAAAATCCTAATATCCTCACTGATATAGAAAAAGTAATATCTGAATAG
- a CDS encoding DUF885 domain-containing protein: MIRFFTTIGGFLLGSLLITLLLIFALNPSFLAKQVLSYGAKSFGVPSTNKVDKFLDQTIIDGAIDSPLALTYLGLDSLNFLTGHKSKLGDYSLEKSESDYEESLKQLNYLNRFNQNDMPDGNYNLQIKRFSLDNDIRGFESFRFHSSPVTQFFGAHLSLVEFLTDQHKVNNERDIKFYFDRLNEVPRVIGEIIGFLDKRAENGIFSPEFVYKKAMGQIDTLSTGRIEDHPLYKTLEKKIDEINLSKNKKENYLDDAKNLIKEVFVPAYRRLFNTLESQSKNAREMVGVWSLPNGNDYYKHRLRIYTTTDYSADEIHNIGLKMVSEIQNEIRSILESEGYDISRPLPELYEVLNSEERFYYEDSDEGREQILADYTKIQNEAMKKMPDYFNELPKSEVIVKRVPIYSEQSAAGGYYQSPALDGSRPGVFYANLYDIKATKKFGMPALSFHEAVPGHHFQNALNIENSTQTLWKKFGYGTSAYGEGWALYAERLAIEIGLVEDPYDLIGSLQSELFRAVRLVIDTGMHSKKWTREKAIDYMIKNVGSEESEAISEVERYIVWPGQACAYMIGRIKIMELRDKARKELGDDFDIKDFHSAVLMNGSLPLTVLESVIEDYIADSKI; the protein is encoded by the coding sequence ATGATTAGATTTTTTACTACCATAGGCGGGTTTCTATTAGGTTCACTGCTTATTACGCTTTTACTTATTTTTGCTTTAAATCCATCTTTTTTAGCAAAGCAAGTTTTAAGCTATGGCGCTAAAAGTTTTGGCGTTCCATCAACAAATAAGGTTGATAAGTTTCTTGATCAAACTATTATCGATGGAGCTATTGATTCTCCTCTTGCATTAACATACTTAGGGCTTGATTCTTTAAATTTCTTAACAGGACACAAATCAAAACTGGGCGACTACAGTTTAGAAAAGTCCGAGAGTGACTATGAAGAGAGTTTAAAACAATTGAATTATCTAAACAGATTCAATCAAAATGATATGCCTGATGGTAATTACAATTTACAAATAAAAAGATTTAGTCTTGATAATGATATTAGAGGTTTTGAGTCTTTCAGATTTCATTCTAGCCCTGTAACTCAATTTTTTGGAGCACATTTAAGTCTAGTAGAGTTTCTGACAGATCAACATAAGGTGAATAATGAAAGAGATATTAAATTTTATTTTGATCGCTTAAATGAAGTTCCAAGAGTTATTGGTGAGATTATAGGTTTTTTGGATAAAAGAGCAGAGAATGGGATATTTTCTCCAGAATTTGTCTACAAAAAAGCTATGGGTCAAATTGATACTCTTTCTACTGGAAGAATTGAGGATCACCCCTTGTATAAGACACTCGAAAAAAAAATCGATGAAATAAATTTATCAAAAAATAAGAAAGAAAATTATCTTGATGACGCTAAAAATTTAATTAAAGAAGTTTTCGTACCTGCTTATAGAAGACTTTTCAACACACTAGAAAGCCAAAGCAAAAATGCAAGAGAAATGGTAGGTGTTTGGAGCTTGCCTAATGGTAATGATTATTACAAACACAGGCTAAGAATCTATACAACTACTGATTACTCTGCAGATGAAATACACAACATAGGCCTTAAGATGGTAAGTGAAATTCAAAATGAAATTAGAAGCATTCTTGAATCTGAGGGTTACGATATTTCTAGACCTCTCCCAGAGCTATATGAAGTATTAAATAGTGAAGAGAGATTTTACTATGAAGACTCAGATGAAGGGAGAGAGCAAATACTCGCTGACTATACAAAAATTCAAAATGAAGCTATGAAAAAAATGCCTGATTATTTTAATGAATTACCTAAATCTGAAGTAATTGTAAAAAGAGTTCCAATTTACTCTGAACAAAGTGCTGCTGGTGGCTATTATCAAAGTCCTGCTTTGGATGGTTCTAGGCCTGGGGTATTTTATGCAAATCTATATGATATTAAGGCAACAAAAAAGTTTGGAATGCCAGCACTATCATTTCATGAAGCTGTACCAGGACATCATTTTCAAAATGCCTTAAATATAGAAAACAGTACTCAAACTTTGTGGAAAAAATTTGGATATGGAACATCAGCTTATGGTGAGGGATGGGCCCTATATGCCGAGAGATTAGCTATAGAAATTGGATTAGTTGAAGATCCATATGATTTAATTGGATCATTACAATCTGAACTATTTAGAGCTGTACGATTAGTTATTGATACAGGAATGCACAGCAAAAAATGGACAAGAGAAAAAGCAATTGATTACATGATTAAAAATGTAGGATCTGAAGAGAGTGAAGCAATCTCAGAGGTTGAAAGGTATATAGTTTGGCCAGGACAAGCCTGCGCCTATATGATTGGTCGAATTAAAATCATGGAACTAAGGGATAAAGCAAGAAAAGAGCTAGGAGATGACTTTGATATTAAGGACTTTCACTCAGCAGTTCTTATGAATGGATCCCTACCACTAACTGTTCTTGAGTCAGTGATAGAAGATTACATAGCAGATAGTAAAATCTAA
- the proS gene encoding proline--tRNA ligase, whose product MYFSKLFVPTVKEDPSDAELISHKLMVRSGMIKKTAAGIYSWLPIGLKVLKKVEEIVRKNLNNFDAEEILMPMVQPAELWKESGRYGEYGKELLKFDDRSNRGFVLGPTHEEIICEIFRSHPKSYKDLPVNLYQIQTKFRDEIRPRFGVMRSREFLMKDAYSFDIDEKGLVKSYGKMKDAYISIFDEIGLDYRIVKADSGNIGGDVSEEFHILADSGEDLIAVSDSSDFAANVEVLNYDKDPSDLEGKKSPDGKGKLKIKRGIEVGHIFQLGQKYSQAMNVGVKDMNGNSIHPFMGCYGIGVSRIVAAAIEQNHDDRGIQWPDKITPFGVNIICLDPESDEIMKVCSEIYSILQKSGFDPLLDDRDIRAGIKFKEHELLGIPYSIIIGPNNFKNTKLEFGIRAQNEKIDMKLDDIKKYLGEKYD is encoded by the coding sequence GTGTATTTCTCAAAATTATTCGTCCCAACAGTAAAGGAAGACCCCTCAGATGCAGAGCTTATTAGTCATAAGTTGATGGTGCGTTCTGGAATGATTAAAAAAACTGCAGCTGGAATTTATAGCTGGCTACCCATAGGTCTTAAAGTTCTTAAAAAAGTAGAGGAAATAGTCAGAAAGAATTTAAATAACTTCGATGCTGAGGAAATTCTAATGCCTATGGTACAACCTGCAGAATTATGGAAAGAATCAGGAAGATATGGTGAGTACGGCAAAGAACTTCTTAAATTTGACGATAGGTCAAATAGAGGATTTGTATTGGGCCCAACTCATGAAGAAATAATATGTGAAATTTTTAGATCTCATCCAAAGAGTTATAAGGATTTGCCTGTAAACCTTTATCAAATACAAACTAAGTTTAGAGATGAAATTAGGCCAAGATTTGGTGTCATGAGATCAAGAGAATTTTTAATGAAAGATGCATATAGCTTCGATATTGATGAGAAAGGTCTAGTTAAAAGTTATGGGAAAATGAAGGATGCTTACATAAGTATATTTGATGAAATTGGCTTAGATTATAGAATTGTTAAGGCAGATTCTGGAAATATCGGTGGAGATGTAAGTGAAGAATTTCATATTCTTGCTGATTCAGGTGAAGATTTGATTGCTGTAAGCGATAGTAGTGATTTTGCGGCAAATGTAGAGGTTTTAAATTACGATAAAGATCCCAGTGATCTTGAGGGAAAAAAATCTCCTGATGGCAAAGGTAAACTTAAAATTAAGAGGGGAATTGAAGTTGGTCATATCTTTCAATTAGGTCAAAAATACAGTCAAGCAATGAATGTTGGGGTTAAAGATATGAATGGAAACTCTATACATCCTTTTATGGGCTGTTATGGAATCGGTGTTTCAAGAATTGTTGCTGCCGCAATAGAACAAAATCATGATGATAGAGGAATTCAATGGCCAGATAAGATTACTCCTTTTGGAGTAAATATTATTTGTTTAGATCCCGAAAGTGATGAAATCATGAAAGTTTGTTCTGAAATTTATAGTATCTTACAAAAATCTGGCTTTGATCCATTATTGGATGATAGAGATATAAGGGCTGGAATAAAGTTTAAGGAACATGAACTTTTAGGTATACCTTATTCAATTATTATTGGTCCTAATAACTTTAAAAATACAAAACTAGAGTTTGGTATCAGAGCACAAAATGAAAAAATAGATATGAAATTAGACGACATTAAAAAATATTTAGGAGAAAAATATGATTAG
- a CDS encoding zinc ribbon domain-containing protein translates to MPIYDYYCDVCNSNFEALQKINEKPLKSCLKCKKSGGVVKLISAPGFRLKGDGWYETDFKKNNKKNIHSPEIEKKKIKQKKDEK, encoded by the coding sequence ATGCCGATTTATGACTATTACTGTGATGTATGTAATTCAAATTTTGAAGCACTTCAGAAAATAAACGAAAAACCACTAAAAAGTTGTTTAAAATGTAAGAAATCTGGAGGGGTTGTAAAGTTAATATCTGCTCCAGGTTTTAGATTAAAGGGTGATGGGTGGTATGAAACTGATTTTAAAAAAAATAATAAAAAAAATATCCACTCACCAGAAATAGAAAAGAAAAAAATAAAGCAAAAAAAAGATGAGAAGTAA
- the aspS gene encoding aspartate--tRNA ligase, with protein sequence MRSNYCGELSKKHINKIVTVCGWVHRRRDHGGVIFLDVRDKTGIVQVVVNPENKKPFSLAEKIRSEFVLKISGKVNERPEDAENEDLTTGVIEIIADEIIVLNEAETPAFPLDQSAEVSEEVRLKNRTLDLRRPEMQKNLETKSKISQIVRKELEKKDFIDIETPILTKATPEGARDYLVPSRTNRGSFFALPQSPQLFKQMLMISGFEKYYQIARCFRDEDLRADRQPEFSQLDIESSFVEEKDIMNLTNDLMRKVFKEIAKEDLKNIEVITWEKSMEEFGSDKPDLRNPLRLIEVKKLFEKEEFKVFSEPANDNESRIAALVINDGDKIGRGQIDRYTDFVKEFGARGLAYIRVENVSYEGVSSPILKYLSEECIENLIKELNLNKNDLVFFGAGKAKIVNDYMSRLINKIGKDLNLLKDGYEACWVTEFPMFEKDNDGKVSALHHPFTSPAQSDLEELQKIDINSIKSRAYDFVVNGIELGGGSIRIHNKEIQEQIFKLLNLSQKEANEKFGFFLKVLGTGCPPHGGIAFGLDRIAMILTGAETIRDVIAFPKTQSAMCLLTEAPGEVPDESLEELNIKKIEE encoded by the coding sequence ATGAGAAGTAATTATTGCGGAGAGCTCTCTAAAAAGCACATTAATAAAATTGTTACCGTTTGTGGCTGGGTCCATAGGAGAAGAGACCATGGAGGCGTTATTTTTTTAGATGTCAGAGACAAGACTGGAATAGTACAGGTCGTTGTAAATCCGGAGAATAAAAAACCTTTTTCACTTGCAGAGAAAATTAGAAGTGAATTTGTTTTAAAAATTTCTGGAAAAGTAAATGAGCGTCCCGAAGACGCTGAAAATGAAGATCTTACAACAGGAGTCATTGAAATTATCGCCGATGAAATTATTGTTTTAAATGAAGCAGAGACACCAGCATTTCCGTTAGATCAGTCTGCTGAAGTTAGTGAAGAGGTGCGTTTAAAAAATAGAACTCTTGACCTAAGAAGACCAGAAATGCAAAAAAATCTTGAGACAAAATCTAAAATTTCTCAAATTGTCCGAAAAGAACTTGAAAAAAAAGACTTCATTGATATTGAAACACCAATTCTTACAAAAGCTACCCCTGAAGGAGCAAGAGATTATTTAGTGCCTAGCAGAACAAATAGAGGCAGTTTTTTTGCACTTCCGCAATCTCCACAGCTATTCAAGCAAATGTTAATGATTTCAGGTTTTGAAAAGTACTATCAAATTGCCAGATGCTTTAGAGATGAGGACTTACGAGCAGACAGACAACCAGAATTTTCTCAGCTTGATATCGAGTCGTCATTTGTGGAGGAAAAAGACATTATGAATCTTACAAATGACTTAATGAGAAAAGTTTTCAAAGAAATTGCTAAAGAAGATCTGAAGAATATTGAAGTTATTACATGGGAAAAGTCTATGGAAGAATTTGGCAGTGACAAGCCAGATTTAAGAAATCCTTTGAGACTGATAGAGGTAAAGAAGCTTTTTGAAAAAGAAGAATTTAAAGTCTTCTCAGAACCTGCAAACGATAATGAATCAAGAATTGCAGCATTAGTTATAAATGATGGAGATAAAATCGGAAGAGGACAAATTGACAGATATACAGATTTTGTTAAAGAATTTGGAGCTAGAGGATTAGCTTACATAAGAGTTGAGAATGTGAGCTATGAAGGAGTTAGCTCACCAATACTCAAATATTTATCTGAAGAATGTATAGAAAATTTGATAAAAGAATTAAATCTTAATAAGAATGACCTTGTTTTTTTTGGAGCTGGTAAAGCCAAGATTGTAAACGATTACATGAGTAGACTAATAAATAAAATTGGAAAAGATTTGAATTTATTAAAAGATGGCTATGAGGCATGTTGGGTTACTGAATTTCCAATGTTTGAAAAAGATAATGATGGTAAAGTATCTGCATTGCATCATCCTTTTACTAGTCCTGCTCAGTCTGATTTAGAGGAACTACAAAAAATTGATATAAATTCTATTAAATCAAGAGCATATGACTTTGTTGTAAATGGAATAGAATTAGGGGGAGGTTCAATAAGGATTCATAACAAAGAAATTCAAGAGCAAATATTTAAACTTCTCAACTTAAGTCAAAAAGAAGCTAATGAAAAATTTGGATTTTTTTTAAAAGTACTTGGCACAGGCTGTCCTCCTCATGGAGGTATTGCATTTGGTTTAGATAGAATTGCCATGATTCTTACAGGCGCAGAGACTATAAGAGATGTTATTGCGTTTCCTAAAACTCAATCTGCAATGTGCTTACTTACAGAAGCACCAGGAGAGGTTCCTGATGAAAGTCTAGAAGAGTTGAACATAAAGAAAATTGAAGAATAA
- a CDS encoding YebC/PmpR family DNA-binding transcriptional regulator translates to MAGHSKWANIKHRKARQDAKRGAVFTKVIRELTVAAKEGGGVVEDNPRLRLAYEKALSANMGKDTINRAIQRGAGGQEGQNLEEVIYEGYGPEGIAVFIKTLTDNKNRTVSEIRHAFTKSGGNLGTSGSVAYMFKSMGKIFVNHSSADEKFYELAIESGAEDILDLGDEKTELHCDPKNLSELKGAIENKSFDIESTEILMESENQIKLDLENSEKILKLTDSLEDLDDVQEVFTNAELDSEVFEK, encoded by the coding sequence ATGGCAGGACATTCTAAGTGGGCAAATATCAAACACAGAAAGGCAAGACAGGATGCCAAAAGAGGAGCTGTTTTTACAAAAGTAATTAGAGAGTTAACTGTTGCAGCAAAGGAGGGTGGTGGAGTTGTAGAAGACAACCCAAGACTAAGACTAGCTTATGAAAAAGCTTTATCAGCAAACATGGGCAAAGATACAATTAATAGAGCAATTCAAAGAGGCGCAGGAGGACAAGAAGGACAAAATTTAGAAGAGGTTATATATGAGGGATACGGACCAGAGGGAATTGCTGTATTTATCAAAACTTTAACTGATAACAAAAATAGAACTGTTTCTGAAATTAGACATGCTTTCACAAAATCTGGTGGAAATTTGGGCACATCTGGAAGTGTAGCCTACATGTTTAAATCTATGGGTAAAATTTTTGTTAATCACAGTTCAGCAGATGAAAAATTTTATGAACTAGCAATTGAGAGCGGCGCTGAAGATATTTTAGATTTAGGTGATGAAAAAACAGAACTTCACTGTGATCCGAAAAATTTGTCAGAATTAAAAGGTGCCATTGAAAATAAATCATTTGATATTGAATCTACAGAAATTTTGATGGAGTCTGAAAATCAAATTAAGCTAGACTTAGAAAATTCTGAAAAGATTTTAAAACTTACTGACTCCTTAGAGGACCTTGATGATGTTCAGGAAGTTTTCACAAACGCTGAATTGGATAGCGAGGTATTTGAAAAATGA
- a CDS encoding MFS transporter yields the protein MKISFWQRILLGFGGGINAIKTDFFSFFLGFFYLTFLGLNPLLTGSAVLLALLFDAFSDPAIGTFSDRTKTNLGRRYPYMFLSLLPICICYIMLFIPDPSWSENQYFLFFWLLFFLILTRFFVSIFDVPHRALFSELGGNYVNNSRVMSMREGYQWIIGAGHSLVVYSFLGYFISDPYKWLYIGIFGSSSMLIFGVISLLGSKKVIPELYEWKPKQRKADFKILKKELSFVLKSKTLLLFIFGSLLIQGTWGLANSLSFLTYTKFWQFDPLDLRVLIYFYILAAIVSWVVTPIITRYLDKEKIVIASLIFLSLTHSLPFITHYLGLFDGMEQSKILNFMSVMILFSSIFSLISLMTRESMVPDIIDEIEFQSEKRQEGAVSSLTSFCSKCMSGLGQFISMFFLWIINYPPGGSEPSAEQLVSLFTLHGPVVSLLFLFPMLIFLNYKLSRKKHNKIKNNLELTNR from the coding sequence ATGAAAATAAGCTTTTGGCAAAGAATTCTCCTTGGTTTTGGAGGAGGAATTAATGCGATAAAGACCGATTTTTTTTCATTTTTTCTTGGCTTTTTTTATTTAACATTTTTAGGTCTAAATCCACTTTTAACCGGTTCAGCAGTACTATTAGCTCTTTTATTTGATGCCTTTTCAGATCCAGCTATTGGAACCTTTTCTGATAGAACAAAAACTAATTTGGGAAGGAGATACCCTTATATGTTTTTATCGCTTCTTCCAATTTGCATTTGTTATATAATGCTTTTTATTCCAGATCCCTCTTGGAGTGAAAATCAGTACTTTCTATTTTTTTGGCTGCTTTTTTTTCTAATTCTAACAAGGTTTTTTGTAAGCATATTTGATGTTCCTCATAGAGCTTTATTTTCTGAATTAGGAGGCAATTATGTGAATAATTCAAGAGTCATGTCAATGCGAGAAGGTTACCAGTGGATAATAGGTGCCGGACACTCTCTTGTGGTTTATAGCTTCTTAGGTTACTTCATAAGTGACCCATATAAATGGCTTTATATAGGTATTTTTGGTAGTTCATCTATGTTAATTTTTGGTGTAATTTCTCTTCTTGGGTCAAAAAAAGTAATTCCAGAATTATATGAGTGGAAACCTAAACAAAGAAAAGCTGACTTTAAAATTTTAAAAAAAGAACTCTCATTTGTGTTGAAAAGCAAAACATTATTACTTTTTATTTTTGGCTCTCTTTTAATTCAAGGAACTTGGGGATTGGCAAACAGTTTAAGTTTTTTAACTTACACAAAATTTTGGCAATTTGACCCATTAGATTTACGTGTGCTTATATATTTTTATATTCTTGCTGCAATTGTGAGTTGGGTTGTAACCCCCATTATTACAAGATATTTAGATAAAGAAAAAATTGTAATAGCTAGTTTGATTTTTTTATCTTTAACACATTCACTACCTTTCATTACGCATTACTTAGGTTTATTTGACGGAATGGAACAAAGTAAAATTCTTAACTTTATGTCAGTTATGATCCTCTTTTCTTCAATATTCTCACTTATTTCGCTTATGACAAGAGAATCGATGGTCCCAGATATTATTGATGAAATTGAATTCCAATCAGAAAAAAGACAAGAAGGTGCCGTTTCCTCTTTAACATCATTCTGTTCAAAATGTATGTCTGGTTTAGGTCAGTTTATATCAATGTTCTTTTTGTGGATCATTAATTACCCTCCAGGTGGAAGTGAACCCTCTGCTGAACAGCTTGTCTCTTTATTTACATTACATGGTCCAGTAGTGTCATTGCTATTTCTATTTCCAATGTTAATTTTTTTAAATTATAAATTGAGCAGAAAAAAACATAATAAAATTAAAAATAATCTAGAACTAACAAATAGATAG
- a CDS encoding nitroreductase, with product MDILEAIKKRHSVRGYLSKDVSEDVVKDILETSKFSPSGVNSQPWKVYVVMGEARNKLVKEACEKFDKGEIETEEYQVYPSKESMPDWYKARQRACGFGLYGALGIERDQMDKRMAWAKKNYEFFDAPVGIFVTVHKSVGPNGWGHVGHFIQSICLAAVGKGLGTCLQEAWAGFPKLLKKHLEYGDDEILWCGISLGYEDQEHPANSFRTEREQFDSFAKLLK from the coding sequence ATGGATATATTAGAAGCAATTAAAAAAAGACATTCAGTTAGAGGCTATTTAAGCAAAGACGTCTCTGAAGACGTTGTAAAAGACATCCTAGAAACTTCAAAATTTTCACCATCCGGAGTCAACTCCCAACCATGGAAAGTTTATGTAGTAATGGGCGAGGCTAGAAATAAATTAGTTAAAGAAGCATGTGAAAAATTTGACAAAGGCGAGATAGAAACCGAGGAATACCAAGTGTATCCTTCCAAAGAAAGCATGCCTGATTGGTACAAAGCAAGGCAAAGAGCATGTGGTTTTGGATTATATGGAGCGTTAGGTATAGAGCGAGATCAAATGGATAAACGAATGGCCTGGGCAAAGAAAAATTATGAATTTTTTGATGCACCAGTTGGTATTTTTGTTACAGTTCACAAATCTGTTGGCCCAAATGGCTGGGGTCATGTTGGGCACTTCATTCAAAGTATATGTCTTGCAGCTGTTGGCAAGGGACTTGGCACTTGTTTGCAAGAGGCATGGGCAGGATTTCCAAAATTATTAAAAAAACATCTTGAATATGGAGATGATGAAATTTTATGGTGTGGAATTTCTCTAGGCTACGAGGATCAAGAGCATCCAGCCAATTCTTTTAGAACAGAAAGAGAGCAATTTGATAGCTTTGCTAAATTATTAAAGTAG
- a CDS encoding lysophospholipase, whose product MKEFSIKGEHGNLRGAKWLQATNPHSTVQIIHGLAEHHKRYDLTAKALNDEGFQVYCNDHLGHGLHVKDGKLRGYLDKSDGFEKVVDQIIELNSYIRKEHPAKKHFLLAHSLGTVICLSVLRKNIHFDGIILSAAFSRNNIEMFLNNLVLWPEYKLSDPKKINSTMEEFTTKKHNSFFKPNRTTHDYISSDNENVDEYIEDVLCGFPMTNQFWMDLKNGCTNLWKKDTYKKFNKKIPFFFITGSFDTVNNMGKQAFDMHQKFLELGFSTKFKAYEKSRHEPLSDVEKETVWKDVSDFFKANL is encoded by the coding sequence ATGAAAGAGTTTTCCATAAAGGGCGAGCATGGAAATCTAAGAGGAGCTAAATGGTTGCAAGCAACTAATCCCCATTCAACGGTTCAAATTATTCATGGACTCGCGGAGCATCATAAAAGATATGATCTTACTGCTAAAGCGCTAAATGATGAGGGCTTCCAAGTTTATTGCAATGATCATCTTGGACATGGATTACATGTAAAAGATGGCAAATTAAGGGGATATTTAGATAAATCTGATGGCTTTGAAAAAGTTGTTGATCAAATAATTGAATTAAATTCTTATATTAGAAAAGAACATCCTGCCAAAAAACATTTCCTATTAGCCCATAGCCTGGGTACAGTGATATGTTTGTCAGTACTAAGAAAAAATATTCATTTTGATGGAATAATTTTAAGTGCAGCTTTTAGCAGGAATAATATTGAGATGTTTTTAAATAATTTAGTTTTATGGCCTGAATATAAACTTTCAGATCCTAAAAAAATCAATAGTACTATGGAGGAGTTTACAACTAAAAAACACAATTCCTTTTTTAAACCAAACAGGACTACGCACGACTATATTTCAAGTGACAATGAGAATGTTGATGAATATATTGAAGACGTTCTTTGTGGTTTTCCGATGACTAACCAATTTTGGATGGACTTAAAAAATGGTTGCACCAATTTATGGAAAAAAGATACATATAAAAAATTCAACAAAAAAATACCCTTTTTCTTTATTACAGGATCATTTGATACTGTAAATAACATGGGTAAACAAGCATTTGATATGCATCAAAAATTTCTTGAATTGGGTTTTAGTACAAAGTTTAAAGCCTATGAGAAGTCTAGGCATGAGCCACTATCTGATGTTGAAAAAGAGACAGTTTGGAAGGATGTCTCCGATTTTTTTAAAGCTAACCTCTAG